The following are encoded together in the Cohaesibacter gelatinilyticus genome:
- the nuoG gene encoding NADH-quinone oxidoreductase subunit NuoG, which yields MAKLVVDGNEVEVPAEYTLLQAAEEAGAEIPRFCFHERLSVAGNCRMCLVEVKGGPPKPAASCAMRVGDLRPGPEGQAPEIFTKSPMVKKAREGVMEFLLINHPLDCPICDQAGECDLQDQAMAYGKGGSRYGENKRAVENKYIGPLVKTIMTRCIHCTRCVRFTTEVAGIQELGLIGRGEDAEITTYLEAALSSELQGNVIDLCPVGALTSRPYEFTARPWELNKTESIDLMDAVGSNIRVDTRGREVMRIMPRLNEEVNEEWISDKSRFIWDGLKSQRLDRPFVRKAGKLVPVGWGDAFAAISEKVSSTTGDKIGAIAGDMASVEELYALKALMSSLGSGNMDARQDGSVLSSRDGRASYLFNSTIEGIEDADAILLVGANPRLEAAVLNARIRKTWLAGNTKIGLIGEQEDLKYKYDYLGAGSDTLEGLASGKGDFFKVLKDAERPLIIVGQGAINHEDGEAVLAQAAKLAVEVGATGDDWNGFSILHTSASAVGAFEVGFEPAEGGKDIAQMQNGGVDVVFLLGADELAFDALADSFKVYIGTHGDAGAHAADVILPASTYTEKSGLYLNTEGRVQQANRANFAPGEGKEDWAILRALSDVLGHKLPFDSLAALRSQLFEAHPDLANEGECVKGDAGAIADLAKKAGAVKGQAFVSPIHDFYLTNPIARASAIMAECSQLKKGLAADAAE from the coding sequence ATGGCTAAGCTGGTCGTTGACGGAAACGAAGTTGAGGTACCTGCGGAATATACGCTTCTGCAGGCTGCTGAAGAGGCAGGCGCAGAAATTCCGCGCTTTTGTTTCCACGAGCGTTTGTCGGTAGCGGGTAACTGCCGCATGTGTCTTGTCGAGGTGAAGGGCGGACCACCCAAGCCTGCGGCAAGTTGCGCCATGCGAGTAGGGGATCTGCGGCCTGGGCCAGAGGGACAGGCACCGGAGATTTTCACCAAATCACCTATGGTCAAGAAGGCACGCGAAGGTGTGATGGAGTTTTTGCTCATCAACCATCCGCTTGATTGCCCTATCTGTGACCAGGCTGGTGAGTGCGATCTGCAGGACCAGGCCATGGCCTACGGAAAAGGTGGGTCGCGCTATGGTGAAAACAAGAGAGCCGTCGAAAATAAATATATCGGCCCGTTGGTAAAAACCATCATGACGCGCTGCATTCACTGCACCCGTTGTGTTCGTTTCACCACCGAAGTTGCCGGTATCCAGGAATTGGGTCTGATTGGTCGCGGCGAAGATGCCGAGATCACCACCTATCTGGAAGCCGCTCTTTCTTCCGAACTTCAGGGCAACGTGATTGATCTTTGCCCGGTTGGTGCTTTGACCTCGCGTCCTTACGAGTTTACGGCACGTCCCTGGGAGCTGAACAAGACCGAGAGCATTGATCTGATGGATGCCGTTGGCTCCAATATTCGTGTCGATACCCGTGGTCGTGAAGTGATGCGTATCATGCCTCGTCTGAATGAAGAGGTGAATGAGGAATGGATTTCCGATAAGTCCCGTTTCATCTGGGATGGTTTGAAATCACAGCGCCTCGATCGCCCATTTGTCCGCAAAGCCGGCAAGCTGGTTCCAGTTGGCTGGGGTGATGCATTCGCTGCTATTTCCGAGAAAGTATCGAGCACGACTGGTGACAAGATCGGCGCGATTGCAGGCGATATGGCCAGTGTTGAAGAGCTTTACGCTCTGAAAGCTCTGATGTCTTCTCTTGGCTCTGGCAACATGGACGCCCGTCAGGACGGCTCTGTGCTGTCTTCCAGGGATGGCCGCGCTTCCTATCTCTTCAATTCCACTATCGAAGGCATTGAAGACGCTGATGCGATCTTGCTGGTTGGTGCCAATCCACGTCTGGAAGCTGCCGTTCTGAACGCACGCATCCGCAAGACATGGTTAGCTGGTAACACAAAGATCGGTCTGATCGGTGAACAGGAAGATCTGAAATACAAGTATGATTATCTTGGTGCCGGTTCTGATACATTGGAAGGCCTTGCTTCTGGCAAAGGTGACTTCTTCAAGGTTCTGAAAGATGCCGAGCGTCCGCTGATCATTGTTGGCCAAGGTGCAATCAACCATGAAGATGGGGAAGCAGTTCTGGCTCAAGCCGCGAAGCTTGCCGTTGAGGTTGGTGCTACTGGCGATGATTGGAATGGTTTCAGCATCCTGCACACTTCTGCAAGTGCCGTTGGTGCCTTTGAAGTTGGCTTCGAGCCAGCCGAGGGTGGCAAAGACATTGCGCAGATGCAGAATGGCGGCGTTGATGTTGTGTTTCTGCTGGGGGCTGACGAGCTTGCATTCGATGCTCTGGCAGACAGTTTCAAGGTTTATATCGGAACACACGGTGATGCTGGTGCACATGCTGCGGATGTTATTCTGCCAGCATCGACCTACACCGAGAAGTCCGGTCTTTATCTGAATACTGAAGGCCGTGTTCAACAGGCAAACCGTGCGAATTTCGCACCGGGCGAAGGTAAGGAAGATTGGGCCATATTGCGTGCTCTGTCTGACGTGCTTGGTCACAAGTTGCCGTTTGATAGCCTTGCCGCACTTCGCAGCCAGTTGTTTGAAGCGCATCCGGATCTCGCAAATGAGGGCGAATGCGTGAAGGGTGATGCTGGTGCGATTGCTGATCTTGCCAAAAAAGCCGGTGCAGTCAAAGGTCAGGCCTTTGTCTCTCCGATCCATGATTTCTATCTGACCAACCCGATTGCGCGGGCCTCTGCCATCATGGCCGAGTGTTCCCAGCTCAAAAAGGGTCTGGCCGCTGATGCAGCAGAGTAA
- the nuoF gene encoding NADH-quinone oxidoreductase subunit NuoF: MLEDKDRIFTNIYGIHDWGLEGALKRGSWDGTKGLLEKGRDWIINEMKASGLRGRGGAGFPTGLKWSFMPPKQEGRPHYLVVNADESEPGTCKDREILRHDPHHLVEGCLIAGFAMQAEAAFIYVRGEFIRERERLQAAIDQAYEKKLIGKNNIHGYDFDIIVHHGAGAYICGEETALIESIEGKKGQPRLKPPFPANVGLYGLPTTVNNVESIAVAPTILRRGASWFKSFGAENNHGTKLFCVSGHVNQPATFEEAMSVPFKELIDKHCGGIRGGWDNLLAVIPGGSSVPMVPASEIMDCPMDFDSLRAKGSGLGTAAVIVMDKSTDVIKAIARLSYFYKHESCGQCTPCREGTGWMWRVMERMVRGEAQKKEIDMLFEVTKQVEGHTICALGDAAAWPIQGLIRHFRPVIEERIDQYTANPKPDEAPLVAAE, translated from the coding sequence ATGCTTGAAGATAAGGATCGCATCTTTACCAATATCTATGGCATCCATGACTGGGGCTTGGAAGGCGCTTTGAAGCGTGGTTCTTGGGATGGTACCAAAGGCCTGTTGGAAAAAGGGCGTGACTGGATCATCAACGAGATGAAGGCCTCCGGCCTGCGCGGCCGTGGCGGTGCTGGCTTTCCGACTGGTTTGAAATGGTCTTTCATGCCGCCAAAGCAGGAAGGTCGTCCTCATTATCTCGTCGTCAATGCCGATGAATCCGAGCCTGGCACCTGTAAGGACCGCGAAATTTTGCGTCATGACCCGCACCATCTGGTGGAAGGCTGTCTGATTGCCGGTTTTGCGATGCAGGCCGAAGCTGCTTTCATTTATGTCCGTGGTGAGTTCATTCGTGAGCGCGAGCGTCTGCAGGCAGCAATTGATCAGGCATATGAGAAAAAGCTGATAGGCAAGAATAATATCCATGGTTATGATTTCGATATCATCGTGCACCATGGAGCAGGGGCTTATATCTGCGGTGAAGAAACTGCATTGATCGAGTCCATTGAAGGTAAGAAAGGCCAGCCGCGCCTGAAACCTCCATTTCCTGCCAATGTTGGCCTTTATGGTTTGCCTACCACGGTGAACAATGTGGAATCCATTGCCGTTGCGCCGACCATTCTGCGCCGTGGTGCTTCCTGGTTCAAAAGCTTTGGTGCGGAGAACAACCACGGCACCAAGCTGTTCTGTGTGTCTGGCCATGTGAACCAGCCAGCAACCTTTGAAGAGGCCATGTCTGTGCCTTTCAAAGAGCTGATCGACAAGCATTGTGGTGGTATTCGTGGTGGTTGGGACAATCTGCTGGCAGTTATTCCAGGCGGTTCTTCCGTTCCCATGGTTCCAGCGTCCGAGATCATGGATTGTCCAATGGACTTTGATAGCCTGCGTGCGAAAGGCTCCGGCCTTGGTACGGCTGCTGTCATCGTCATGGACAAGTCGACTGATGTGATCAAGGCAATTGCCCGTCTGTCCTACTTCTACAAGCATGAGAGTTGCGGTCAGTGCACTCCATGTCGTGAGGGCACAGGCTGGATGTGGCGCGTCATGGAACGCATGGTGCGCGGCGAAGCACAGAAAAAAGAAATTGACATGCTCTTTGAAGTTACCAAGCAGGTGGAAGGTCATACCATTTGCGCGCTTGGTGATGCTGCGGCATGGCCGATCCAAGGTTTGATCCGCCATTTCCGCCCTGTGATTGAAGAGCGAATTGATCAGTATACGGCCAATCCGAAACCGGACGAAGCCCCACTGGTTGCGGCTGAATAG
- the nuoE gene encoding NADH-quinone oxidoreductase subunit NuoE, translating to MSVRRLHSEQPASFEFSPENMEWAKHTIGKYPDGRQASAVIPLLMRAQEQEGWVTQPAIEYIADMLSMPYIRVLEVATFYTQFQLQPVGKKAHIQVCGTTPCQLRGAEDLIKVCKNKISKQQFTLSEDGNFSWEEVECAGACVNAPMVQIFKDTYEDLTPEVLEDLIGKIERGEEILPGTQQPGRIHSAPAAGAVTLTDPSLFDGSMVKYGLGAGMGDDAAPAAEKSEEKAAPAKAEKKAKAEKPKADAKPKAKAKAKSEPAPAVEAEEVAPALLDAPSGGVADDLKQISGVGPVIEGKLNAMGVYHFAQVAEWTSENCAFVDSKLSFKGRIQRENWIEQAKVLAAGGETDFSKRVEAGEVASSKGEED from the coding sequence ATGAGTGTCCGTCGCCTGCATAGCGAACAGCCAGCCTCTTTTGAATTCTCACCTGAGAATATGGAATGGGCGAAGCACACAATCGGCAAATATCCTGATGGCCGTCAGGCGTCTGCCGTAATTCCTCTTCTCATGCGTGCGCAGGAGCAGGAAGGCTGGGTAACCCAGCCTGCGATCGAATATATCGCTGACATGCTATCCATGCCCTATATCCGCGTTTTGGAAGTTGCTACTTTCTACACCCAGTTCCAGCTTCAGCCCGTTGGCAAGAAAGCCCATATTCAGGTATGTGGCACCACCCCTTGCCAATTGCGCGGTGCGGAAGATCTGATCAAGGTCTGCAAAAACAAGATTTCCAAGCAGCAATTCACTCTTTCCGAGGATGGTAATTTCTCTTGGGAAGAAGTGGAATGCGCGGGCGCTTGTGTGAATGCTCCGATGGTTCAGATCTTCAAGGACACTTATGAAGATTTGACACCAGAAGTTCTGGAAGATCTGATTGGCAAGATCGAACGCGGTGAAGAGATCCTTCCGGGCACACAACAGCCGGGCCGCATTCATTCTGCGCCAGCTGCTGGTGCCGTAACGTTGACTGATCCATCTCTCTTTGACGGTTCCATGGTCAAATATGGCCTTGGTGCTGGCATGGGGGATGATGCTGCTCCTGCTGCTGAAAAATCGGAAGAGAAAGCTGCTCCCGCCAAGGCAGAGAAGAAAGCCAAGGCTGAAAAGCCGAAAGCTGACGCTAAACCCAAGGCGAAAGCTAAAGCAAAGAGCGAGCCTGCTCCTGCAGTTGAAGCAGAAGAAGTGGCTCCTGCGCTTCTGGATGCGCCAAGTGGTGGTGTTGCAGACGATCTGAAACAAATTTCTGGCGTTGGTCCCGTGATTGAAGGCAAGCTGAATGCAATGGGTGTTTATCACTTTGCGCAGGTTGCTGAATGGACCAGCGAGAATTGTGCTTTTGTCGACAGCAAGCTGTCCTTCAAGGGCCGCATTCAGCGTGAGAACTGGATTGAGCAGGCCAAGGTACTGGCCGCTGGTGGTGAGACCGATTTCTCCAAACGCGTTGAAGCCGGAGAAGTTGCTTCCAGCAAGGGCGAGGAGGACTAA
- a CDS encoding NADH-quinone oxidoreductase subunit D, which yields MAEAHVRNFNINFGPQHPAAHGVLRMILELNGEIVERADPHIGLLHRGTEKLIEHKIYAQATPYFDRLDYVGTMNQEHAFVMAVEKLLGLEVPRRGQLIRVLYCEIGRILNHILNITTQALDVGALTPPLWGFEEREKLMVFYERACGARLHANYFRVGGVAQDLPEDLIDDIEDWCDPFLKVVEDIDGLLTENRIFKQRNADIGIVKLDDAWAWGFSGCMVRSCGVAWDLRRSQPYECYEEMEFDIPVGKNGDNYDRYLMRMEEMRQSVRIMKQCITKLREPEGKGPVATEDQKVVPPRRAEMKRSMEALINHFKLHTEGFHVPAGEVYAAVEAPKGEFGVYLVSDGSNMPYKCKIRAPGYAHLSAMDFLSRGYQLADVSAIIGSLDVVFGEIDR from the coding sequence ATGGCTGAAGCTCACGTACGCAATTTTAATATCAACTTCGGACCACAGCATCCTGCTGCGCACGGCGTGTTGCGCATGATTTTGGAGCTGAATGGTGAGATCGTTGAGCGTGCCGACCCGCATATCGGCTTACTGCATCGCGGTACTGAGAAGCTGATCGAGCACAAGATTTATGCTCAGGCGACCCCGTATTTTGATCGTCTGGACTATGTTGGCACCATGAACCAGGAACATGCTTTCGTCATGGCAGTTGAGAAACTGCTGGGTCTGGAAGTTCCGCGTCGTGGTCAGTTGATCCGTGTTCTATACTGCGAAATCGGTCGTATTCTGAACCATATCCTGAACATCACCACACAAGCTTTGGACGTTGGTGCCTTGACGCCGCCGCTCTGGGGCTTTGAAGAGCGCGAAAAGCTCATGGTATTCTATGAGCGTGCTTGTGGTGCCCGTCTTCATGCCAACTATTTCCGTGTTGGTGGTGTTGCGCAGGATCTTCCAGAAGATCTGATTGATGATATTGAAGACTGGTGTGATCCGTTCCTCAAGGTTGTCGAAGACATTGATGGCCTTCTGACCGAAAACCGTATCTTCAAGCAACGTAATGCTGATATCGGTATCGTGAAGCTGGATGACGCTTGGGCATGGGGTTTCTCTGGTTGTATGGTTCGCTCTTGTGGTGTTGCATGGGATCTGCGGCGCTCGCAGCCATATGAATGCTATGAAGAGATGGAATTCGATATTCCTGTCGGCAAGAATGGTGACAACTACGACCGTTATCTGATGCGCATGGAAGAAATGCGTCAGTCTGTACGGATTATGAAGCAGTGCATTACCAAGTTGCGTGAACCGGAAGGCAAAGGCCCTGTGGCCACTGAGGACCAGAAGGTTGTTCCACCACGTCGCGCCGAGATGAAGCGCTCGATGGAGGCGCTGATCAATCACTTCAAACTGCATACTGAAGGGTTCCATGTTCCTGCCGGCGAGGTTTATGCCGCAGTGGAGGCGCCTAAAGGCGAGTTTGGTGTCTATCTCGTCTCCGATGGCTCCAATATGCCATACAAGTGCAAGATCCGCGCACCGGGATATGCCCATCTGTCGGCCATGGACTTCCTGTCCCGTGGTTATCAGCTGGCCGATGTCTCTGCGATCATCGGATCTCTGGACGTCGTGTTCGGTGAGATTGACCGGTAA
- a CDS encoding NADH-quinone oxidoreductase subunit C — MDETLKDLGDYIASKLDTKIVGWDVAFGELTVNAARADIVEVVRFLRDDARCQFICFIDVTAVDYPEREERFDVVYHLLSPKQNVRIRVKVTTDETTQVDSICDVFAGANWFERETYDMYGILFAGHPDLRRLLTDYGFDGHPLRKDFPLTGYYEVRYDDEKKRVVYEPVKLAQEFRSFDFLSPWEGTDYVIPGDEKANG, encoded by the coding sequence ATGGACGAGACACTTAAGGATCTCGGCGATTATATCGCGTCCAAGCTCGACACCAAGATTGTTGGCTGGGATGTTGCTTTTGGTGAGTTGACCGTAAATGCAGCACGCGCCGATATTGTCGAGGTTGTTCGGTTTCTGCGTGACGATGCGCGTTGCCAGTTCATCTGCTTCATTGATGTAACGGCTGTTGATTATCCCGAGCGCGAAGAACGCTTCGATGTTGTCTATCATCTTTTGAGCCCAAAGCAGAATGTACGGATCCGCGTGAAGGTGACCACTGATGAGACCACTCAAGTGGATTCCATTTGTGATGTCTTTGCGGGTGCGAACTGGTTCGAGCGCGAAACCTATGACATGTATGGCATCCTGTTTGCCGGTCATCCTGATTTGCGCCGCTTGCTGACGGATTATGGCTTTGACGGGCATCCTTTGCGTAAGGATTTCCCGCTTACCGGCTATTATGAAGTCCGCTATGACGACGAGAAGAAGCGTGTGGTTTATGAACCTGTGAAGTTGGCGCAGGAATTCCGATCCTTTGATTTCCTGTCTCCGTGGGAAGGCACTGATTATGTCATCCCTGGTGATGAAAAAGCGAACGGCTGA
- a CDS encoding NuoB/complex I 20 kDa subunit family protein, with the protein MEKRSLGVGLMTENQTLVSPEPKGILDPKTGKPIGAEDPFFMQVNEELSDKGFIVTATDDLINWARTGSLMWMTFGLACCAVEMIQMSMPRYDCERFGFAPRGSPRQSDVMIVAGTLTNKMAPALRKVYDQMPEPRYVISMGSCANGGGYYHYSYSVVRGCDRVVPVDIYVPGCPPTAEALLYGVMLLQKKIRRTGTIER; encoded by the coding sequence ATGGAAAAAAGGAGCCTTGGAGTGGGATTGATGACTGAAAATCAGACTCTGGTTTCGCCTGAGCCGAAGGGAATCCTGGATCCGAAAACCGGTAAGCCAATCGGTGCGGAAGATCCGTTCTTCATGCAAGTGAATGAAGAATTGTCCGACAAGGGATTTATTGTCACTGCAACGGATGATCTGATCAATTGGGCGCGCACCGGATCCTTGATGTGGATGACGTTTGGTCTTGCCTGTTGCGCGGTCGAGATGATTCAAATGTCCATGCCGCGTTATGACTGTGAGCGTTTCGGTTTCGCGCCTCGCGGTTCCCCGCGCCAATCTGACGTGATGATCGTTGCCGGTACGCTGACCAATAAGATGGCTCCGGCTTTGCGCAAGGTTTATGACCAGATGCCAGAGCCACGCTATGTGATCTCCATGGGTTCGTGCGCCAATGGCGGTGGCTATTATCACTATTCCTACAGTGTTGTACGCGGATGCGACCGGGTGGTTCCCGTGGATATTTATGTCCCCGGATGTCCTCCGACGGCCGAAGCGCTTCTCTATGGTGTGATGCTATTGCAGAAGAAAATTCGCCGCACCGGTACAATTGAGCGGTAG
- a CDS encoding NADH-quinone oxidoreductase subunit A — MEDLLREYLPIVIFIGISLVIGLALLVSPFLLAYKNPDPEKLSAYECGFNAFDDARMTFDVRFYLVAILFIIFDLEVAFLFPWAVAFGDLGMFGFVSMMIFLGVLTIGFIYEWKKGALEWD; from the coding sequence ATGGAAGACCTGCTAAGGGAATACCTTCCCATCGTTATCTTCATCGGTATCTCGCTTGTTATCGGACTGGCGCTGCTTGTGTCCCCTTTCTTGCTTGCCTATAAAAATCCTGATCCGGAAAAATTGTCGGCATATGAATGTGGCTTCAATGCGTTTGACGATGCTCGTATGACCTTTGATGTGCGCTTCTATCTTGTCGCAATCCTGTTCATCATTTTCGATTTGGAAGTTGCTTTCTTGTTCCCATGGGCGGTTGCCTTTGGTGATTTGGGCATGTTCGGTTTTGTTTCGATGATGATTTTCCTGGGTGTGTTGACCATCGGCTTCATCTATGAATGGAAAAAAGGAGCCTTGGAGTGGGATTGA
- a CDS encoding carbohydrate kinase family protein encodes MKTATIGSAMIDIITVVADHDIERISMTNADNSFLMLEQGRKIDALNITTHVGGGAINAAVAFARQGHETTPTVKIGKDLEGKQVQALLDREGLKTSNLMQTDKATTGRSVIIASHDRNASIFTMRGANCLITEKEITQELFAGIDLLHIAPMSNESADAFPAIAKRGKEAGAFVVANPGKRQITRRGEDLLGSIQNLDLININRHEAETLLPLLMKQTKGSAIKSIQISDDHASGLLTRGLLNEHHHCTLAGFMSAIQNLGCRHVLVTDGTGGAYLATPEGLYHCPILKTEVKGSAGAGDSFTSTSGLQLAAGTEPAKALQLASINASSVVEYVDTQTGLLSMDELKKRLKIHVDKLPIQFWPWQQEPRQLN; translated from the coding sequence ATGAAGACAGCTACCATTGGTTCTGCCATGATCGACATCATCACCGTTGTCGCCGATCATGACATTGAACGCATATCCATGACCAATGCCGACAATTCCTTCCTCATGCTGGAACAAGGTCGCAAGATCGACGCCCTTAACATAACTACCCATGTTGGCGGCGGCGCAATCAACGCAGCGGTAGCCTTTGCCCGTCAGGGACACGAAACAACACCAACGGTAAAAATCGGCAAAGATCTGGAAGGAAAACAGGTTCAGGCTCTATTGGACAGAGAGGGACTGAAAACCAGCAACCTCATGCAGACAGACAAAGCCACCACCGGTCGCTCTGTCATAATCGCCTCTCATGACCGCAACGCATCCATTTTCACCATGCGCGGCGCAAACTGCCTGATTACGGAGAAAGAGATCACGCAAGAGCTATTTGCCGGCATAGATCTTCTGCACATCGCACCAATGTCGAACGAATCTGCAGATGCCTTCCCCGCGATTGCAAAACGAGGCAAAGAAGCAGGCGCATTTGTTGTTGCCAATCCAGGCAAAAGACAGATCACGCGCAGAGGCGAAGATCTTCTTGGCTCCATTCAGAATCTTGATCTCATCAACATCAACCGCCATGAAGCCGAGACACTCCTTCCCTTGCTGATGAAACAGACAAAAGGCTCTGCAATCAAATCCATCCAGATATCAGACGATCACGCGTCCGGCCTGCTAACACGCGGGCTTTTGAATGAACATCATCATTGCACACTTGCAGGCTTCATGAGCGCTATTCAAAATCTTGGCTGCCGCCACGTTCTGGTAACTGACGGCACAGGCGGTGCATATCTGGCAACACCGGAGGGCCTCTATCATTGCCCAATTTTGAAAACAGAGGTAAAAGGTTCCGCTGGCGCAGGTGACAGCTTCACATCCACGTCCGGCCTACAGTTGGCCGCAGGAACAGAACCTGCAAAAGCTCTACAGCTGGCTTCAATCAATGCATCCAGCGTGGTGGAATATGTCGACACCCAAACAGGCCTGCTATCCATGGACGAATTGAAGAAGCGCCTCAAGATCCATGTCGACAAACTACCCATTCAATTCTGGCCATGGCAGCAAGAGCCCCGGCAACTCAATTGA
- a CDS encoding ASCH domain-containing protein, which produces MNSSSQKFLHAYLATLPLPLRQKERAVHYDYFCADEENANICAELIKQGEKRATCGLTRWYDLGKEQQIKAGDLMVVQDWNRNPVCIIEFTNIQKCAFKDVDASFAIEEGEGDKSYHWWRKIHWDFFTRELAEIGQSMSEDEMLSLEHFKLVY; this is translated from the coding sequence ATGAATTCCTCTTCTCAAAAATTCCTGCATGCCTATCTGGCAACCCTTCCCTTACCCTTGCGACAAAAAGAACGTGCGGTTCACTACGACTATTTTTGTGCAGACGAAGAAAATGCCAATATTTGCGCCGAACTGATCAAACAGGGCGAAAAACGAGCGACCTGCGGACTGACGCGCTGGTATGATCTGGGAAAGGAGCAACAGATCAAGGCTGGCGACTTGATGGTCGTACAGGATTGGAACCGTAATCCCGTTTGCATAATTGAGTTCACGAATATCCAGAAATGCGCTTTCAAGGACGTCGACGCCAGCTTCGCGATTGAAGAAGGGGAAGGCGACAAAAGCTATCACTGGTGGAGAAAGATCCACTGGGACTTCTTCACCCGCGAACTGGCTGAGATTGGCCAATCCATGTCGGAAGATGAAATGCTCAGTCTTGAGCATTTCAAGTTGGTTTATTGA
- a CDS encoding ABC transporter ATP-binding protein, protein MSLQISSLNAGYGRQQILHDVSIDDMKSGEMVGVIGPNAAGKSTFFKSLTGIVRPRSGYVSLDDQDILSMRRKQRARQVAYMPQSIGCNAALTVFESVLLALKQTTGWRVGADHLNKVSNILSMLGLCHLADRGIGALSGGQSQMVAVAQVLVRKPKLLLLDEPTSALDLHHQLSILSAIRDAAKEFDIIVMAALHDLNLAAKFCDRLVLIREGRVLADGEPREILGLEALNETYRIRASIEKSSLGTYYVDAQLP, encoded by the coding sequence ATGAGTTTGCAGATATCAAGTCTCAACGCGGGTTATGGGAGACAGCAAATTCTTCATGACGTCAGTATCGACGACATGAAATCTGGTGAGATGGTTGGTGTTATTGGACCCAATGCGGCTGGAAAATCTACCTTTTTCAAGAGCCTGACAGGTATTGTGAGGCCGCGATCAGGTTATGTGAGCCTTGATGATCAGGATATCTTGTCCATGCGGCGCAAGCAAAGGGCCCGTCAAGTTGCCTATATGCCGCAGAGCATTGGCTGCAACGCTGCTCTTACGGTTTTTGAAAGTGTATTGCTTGCCTTAAAGCAAACAACAGGATGGCGGGTTGGCGCAGATCACTTGAACAAGGTTTCCAATATTCTATCCATGCTTGGCCTTTGTCATTTGGCGGATAGGGGAATTGGAGCGCTAAGTGGCGGACAATCGCAAATGGTGGCTGTCGCGCAAGTGTTGGTTCGCAAACCAAAACTGCTTTTGCTGGATGAACCGACCAGTGCGTTGGATTTGCATCATCAATTATCTATCCTTTCTGCCATTCGCGATGCGGCAAAGGAGTTCGATATCATCGTGATGGCGGCATTGCATGATCTAAATCTGGCTGCAAAATTTTGCGATCGCCTGGTTCTGATCCGGGAAGGGCGGGTTTTGGCAGATGGGGAGCCACGGGAGATCTTGGGGCTTGAGGCTCTTAACGAGACCTATCGCATTCGGGCCTCTATCGAGAAATCCAGTCTTGGTACCTATTATGTGGATGCGCAATTGCCCTGA